One Chroogloeocystis siderophila 5.2 s.c.1 genomic window, ATTAAGAAGATAGTAAAAACTATACTCCATGCTTTTTTACTACGGACTAGACGATCGACCATTTTGTTATTTAGTTTGCGCTAGAATCACAGTCCAAGGCAATAGTGCTTTCACAGTTAAAATCTTAAACTTTGCTTCTACCAGTTTGATAAAACCTCGACGCGACCAGTGTTGAATATGTCCTGGACTGTTACCAAATTCAGTTAAATAAGCACCGCGTAAAAAATTCAGTGTTCTAAATATCGGTTCTCTTGGAACACTAAGAATACAGTAAGGTGTGGCAACGCAAGCAAGCTTTTCTAAGCCGAGTTGGGGATGTTCCAAATGTTCTAACACTTCACAGCATACAACTAAATCAGCTTGATCTAGATCATGCAAGTTGTATATACTTTTTTTCTCAAAAGATATCCGAGAATAATTGACTCGACTTCTTGCAATGTCAAGAATTTTATCTGAAATATCGACGCAATGTAATGATGCGTTTGTTTGACTCAGTATTTGAGTAACGTGACCTTCACCGCAGCCAACTTCAAGAATAGTTTGAGGGTTTATTTTGCTGACAAGTTCTGTAATAGCTTGATCGAACTGGTACAGTAAATATTTTCCTACAGGATTTCGCATTTCATACTTATTCGAGCCAGTACCAACAACGATACCATCCTCAACGAGGGGAAAATGGCGATTTTGCTTCATGTTCAACCGTTTGAATACTAACGAGATAATTGCAAATTTTCGTCGATCACTTCAGCAACTTGTTGTTCTAAGCAGTCTGAGTGCGAGTATCGTGTTAATAACTCTGCTAGTATTCCTAAAGAAATTAATTGAACTGCTAGAATTGTGGATAGTATGCCGAAAAATAAAAGTGGTCGATTACCGATTGGACCTAAACCCAAAAACCATAAAATGACGAGATAGATAAGAACTCCACTGCCTAAAAAACCAAAAAACAAGCCTAATTTACCGAATAAGTGTCCTGGTTTATACAAGTAACGAGTAATCACAAGTACGGTTAATAAATCAATTAAACCGCGCGAATAACGTTCCCATCCATATTTGGACTTTCCATATTGTCTACTAAAGTGACAAACAGCAACTTCTCCGACTCGAAAACCTAAACTATGTGCAAGTACTGGAATATATCTGTGGAGTTCGCCATAGAGTTTGATACAGTCTAAAACTTCCTTGCGATAGACTTTAAAACCACAGTTAAAATCATGCAAAGGAATCCCCGCAATTTTTGCAGTGACTTTGTTGTATATTTGCGAAGGTAGAGTTTTTGAGATGGGGTCGTTTCGGCGTTGACGCCAGCCCGAAACGAGATCAAAGCCTTCTTCTAATTTGTTTAAAAATTTAGGAACCTCAGCCGGATCGTCTTGGAGATCAGCATCAATTGTAAAAATAATTTTTCCTTTCGCTCGCTTGAATCCAGCAAAAAGTGCAGCGGATTTACCAAAATTTTTGCGGAGTTTAATCGCCTTA contains:
- a CDS encoding glycosyltransferase family 2 protein translates to MSIGISFVIPVCNEEATVVPLSEKIQKVMTKERLSKYEIIFIDDGSSDDSWFYIKDLVHQYPTQIKAIKLRKNFGKSAALFAGFKRAKGKIIFTIDADLQDDPAEVPKFLNKLEEGFDLVSGWRQRRNDPISKTLPSQIYNKVTAKIAGIPLHDFNCGFKVYRKEVLDCIKLYGELHRYIPVLAHSLGFRVGEVAVCHFSRQYGKSKYGWERYSRGLIDLLTVLVITRYLYKPGHLFGKLGLFFGFLGSGVLIYLVILWFLGLGPIGNRPLLFFGILSTILAVQLISLGILAELLTRYSHSDCLEQQVAEVIDENLQLSR
- a CDS encoding class I SAM-dependent methyltransferase, which translates into the protein MKQNRHFPLVEDGIVVGTGSNKYEMRNPVGKYLLYQFDQAITELVSKINPQTILEVGCGEGHVTQILSQTNASLHCVDISDKILDIARSRVNYSRISFEKKSIYNLHDLDQADLVVCCEVLEHLEHPQLGLEKLACVATPYCILSVPREPIFRTLNFLRGAYLTEFGNSPGHIQHWSRRGFIKLVEAKFKILTVKALLPWTVILAQTK